DNA from Nomascus leucogenys isolate Asia chromosome 24, Asia_NLE_v1, whole genome shotgun sequence:
tgcatgcttgtagtcccagctaattgcatacttgtagtcccagctaattgcatacttgtagtcccagctagttgcaTACTTGTAGTCCTAATTGCATACTTGTAGTTCCAGATAAATGCatacttgtagttccagctaattgcatacttgtagtcccagctaattgcatacttgtagtcccagctaactgcatacttgcagtcccagctaattgcatacttgcagtcccagctaattgCATACTTCTAGTCACAGCTAATTGCATACTTCTAGTCACAGCTAATTGCATACTTCTAGTCACAGCTAATTGcatacttgtagtcctagctaattgcATACTTGTATTCCTAGCTAATTGcatacttgtagtcctagctaattgcatacttgtagtcctagctaattgggagactgaggtggaaggatcacttgaacccaagaggttgaggctgcagggagccatgatcacaccactgcactccagcctcgatgactgtctcaataaaaaaaaaaagcaatgaaaggaaacaaaaattatataaaatcatcAACTCcataaaaggcagaaaaacagtggaggacaaagaaagaacaaagaacaatGGGAGTGAATGGAAAACGATATGGCAAAATTAATCCAACTGTATAATCACTTTGAATGTCAATGGTCTAAATGCACCAATGAAAAGACAAATTGTTAGAGCCCATCAAAATAGAGGCACACCTCACTTTATCGAGCTTCACTTTATTTTGCTTGGCAACACCacctttttaacaaattaaagatTTGTGGCCATGAAGTGCTGAGCAAGTCTGaccagcaccatttttccaacacgGTGTGCTCACTTCACATCTGTCATATCTTTTGGCAATCCCCACAATCTTTCAAAGATTTTAGTTATCACATCTGTTATGATGATCCGTGATCAGTGATTTCTGATGTCACTATTGGAATTGTCTCAGGGTGCTGGAACTCTATGGAAGACAGCAAACATGATGGAAAAATGTTGTGTCTGACTGCTTCATTGACTAGTCATTTCcctgtctctatttctctcttccaGCCCCCCATTACCCAAGATACAACAATGAAATTAGGCCACTTCACTCTGCAGTGGCCACCatgtgttcaagtgaaaagaagtGTGCACATCTGTTACTTCAAATCAAAAGGTAGAAATcaagcttagtgaagaaggcatgttGGAAGCTAAGACAGGCCAAAGCTAAGGTTCTTGCATCAGCTACCCAAGTTGTGAATGCAGataaaaagttcttgaaggaagttataggtgctactccagtgaacacatgaatgatttttaaaaaacaaaagagtctTTTCACTGATAGAGAAAGTCTGAGTGGTCTgcatagaagatcaaaccagccccAATATTCCCTTGAGACAAAGCCTAATCCTGagaaaggccctaactctcttcaattctatggaGGTGAAGAGAGGTGAGGGAGTTGCAGAAGAAATGTTTGAAGCTGGCAGAGGTTGGCACATGAGCTTCTAGGAAAACAGCCATAACTGTGACATTAAAGTGTGAAGTGTGCTGTAAAAATGGGAACAAGAAAGCCTGTATAATAGCCCATCTGTTACAGCATGGTTAAGACCTTCTTGTTGGTAGGCCAGGAGCTAATGGTCACCATTTGTGTCCATATTCTCCTAAACCGAGCATGGAGAAATCTATAATAGTAGCCGGAGAGGTGTAGGTTGTGGGTTCAAGGGAAAAAAGAGTGATTTTGAGGGAACACATAGCCTGCCTCAGCTACATCAGATTTCTCTCCTATATGGGTTTGTTGATGCCTGCTGAGGTGTGACTTCTGGCAAAAGgttttcccacattctttacattcataaggtttttCTCCTGTGTGTGTTCTCTGATGTATACTGAGGCCTGACTTCTGGGAGAAAGTTTTCCTACATTCATTACATCTAAAGGGTTTTTCCCGTGTGAGTTCTGTTATGTACAAAGAGTTTTGACTTCTGGGACGTTTTCCTACATTCTTTACATTCAAATGGCTTCTCACCTGTGTGAGTTCTCTGATGTATGGTGAGAACAGTCTTATGGTAAAAAGTTTTCCTATATTCATCACAGTCATAGGGTTTCTCTGCTGAGTGAGTTCCCTGATGCATATTGAGGTTTGACTTGTGACAAAAGGTTTTCCCACACTCAttacattcataaggtttttctccagtatgggTTCCATGATATACAGTGAGGACTGACTTCTGACTGAAGGTTTTTCCACATTTgctacattcatagggtttctctcccgTGTGAATACCTTGATGCTTCTGAAGATTTGCCTTCTGATGAAAGGattttccacattcattacattctcAGGGCTTTTCCCTGGTGTGAGTTCTCTCATGTATAATAAGGTACGATTTCCAACAAAAagtttttccacattcattacatcCACACGGTTTTTCCCATGTGAGTTCTCCGGTGTACGCTGAGGAATGACTTGTGCTGAAAggtttttccacattcattacataCGTAAGGTTTCTCCCCTGTGTGAGTTCCCTGATGGCTGCTGAGATTTGACTTCTGATGAAAggtttttccacattcattacattcataggATCTTTCCCCTGAGCTCTCTTGTGTATCCCAAGGTTTAACTTATTGATAAAGGTTTTctcacattcattacattcacaGGGTTTTTTTGCCAGTATGAGTTCTCTGATGTACAGTTAGGACTGACTTACAGTAAAAGGattttccacattcattacattcatagggtttttccCCTGTGTGACTTCTGTGATGTACTGTAAGGTATGACTTTTGGCTATATgtttttccacattcattacatgCATATGGCTTTTCCCCAGTATGAGTTCTCTGATGGGCAGTGAGGACTGACTTACTGCGAAaggttttcccacattcattgcatTCGTAGGGTTTTTCTCCTGTGTGAGTCCTTTGATGGGCAGTGAGGAAGAACTTACAGTGAAACgttttcccacattcattgcatTCATAGGGTTTTTCCCCTGTGTGAGTTCTCTGATGTATCCTGAGGTTCCACTTATTGATAAAGGGTTTTCCACATTcgttacattcatagggtttttccCCTGTGTGTGTTCTCTGATGGACAGTAAGCTTTGACTTACGGCTAAATGCTTTTTCACAATGGTCACATGCATAGGGCTTTTCCCCAGTGTGAATTCTATGATGTATTTTGAGGTATGACTTGTGGGTAAAGGTTTTTCCACATTCACTACACTGATAGGGCCTTTCCCCTGAGTGAGTTCTGTGATGTGAAGTGAGAAGTGACTTACGGTGAAAAGTTTTTCCACATTCAATACATTTGTAGGGTTTATCCCCTGTGTGAGTTCTCTGATGTGAAGTGAGGAATGACTTACGGCGAAAGGTTTTTCCACATTCATTGCATCTATAGGGCTTTTCCCctgtgtgaattctctgatggaCAGTGAGGCTGCACTTATAGCTGAACAATTTTTCACACCAGTTACAGGCATAAGGTTTTTCCTTAGTAGGAACCTTGTGCTGTATCGTAAGGTATGATTTGCTAATGGAGGGTTTCTCACATTCAACACATTCATAGGGTGTCTCTCCTGTGTGTGTTTGCTGATGATTAGTGAAGTCAGACTTTCTACACCAAGTTGGCTGTCCTGCCTGAGTTATCCCTTGGACAATAACAGCTGAGTTATGACAGGCTTTCTCAAATTCATTATATTTACCAAAGGTCTGTCCTATATCAGCCCTCTTATGTATAAAGAACATTGCCTCCTCTGGGTTGAAAGTTTTCCCTTGTTCATTACATTGAAAAGGCAGAGTTTGGATCTTGTGATGCTGAGTAAGATGCTCATGATGTCTGTGGGATTTCCTGGTTATATCAGGGACATGAGGTTTCTCTCCAGACTGTGTCTCACCAGGCTTAATAGGGAAAAGCACGTTCTGGCAAACATTAAACTGTCCAGGCTTCATTCCTGAACTGTTTCCATTATTTATAATCAGATTTAGAACATGGTTTGAGTTCAAATTAAATGCTTTTCCTAATTCAACTCTCTCTTGAGTTGATGTGTTGCTGTTGGTGATTACAATTTGCCAGAAAAATCTATCATGACTTTCATGGCTCCTTTCAATAAGGTCATCAATGATCTGGACAGCTGAAATGAGAAAAAGTATCCATGAACCACACATGATCATGTCTTACAGAATGCTTGtgtaaaggtaaaaaaaattacttcctaTCCCAGTGGAGTAagatttgataaaaattaataatgggTATTGGTTTTATACGCATATGGTTCCTGTTCCTACTGACATAACGTAATAAATcagtatattttctaatattcaattgagtttttctttgcattttgaagttttcctgttcttttttcacaAAGAATTATTTGGTAATAATATGCATCTACTTCCTACTCATAGGTTTTAATAAGTGCTCATTATCtgtcatttgttttctctctttttttctatttattcatata
Protein-coding regions in this window:
- the LOC100588139 gene encoding LOW QUALITY PROTEIN: zinc finger protein 717-like (The sequence of the model RefSeq protein was modified relative to this genomic sequence to represent the inferred CDS: inserted 4 bases in 3 codons; deleted 3 bases in 2 codons), which produces MFPVSSRCFQEQQETKKSLDMVSFEEVAVHFTWEEWQNLDDAQRTLYRDVMLETYSSLVSLGHHITKPEMIFKLEQGAEPWIVEETPNLRLSAVQIIDDLIERSHESHDRFFWQIVITNSNTSTQERVELGKAFNLNSNHVLNLIINNGNSSGMKPGQFNVCQNVLFPIKPGETQSGEKPHVPDITRKSHRHHEHLTQHHKIQTLPFQCNEQGKTFNPEEAMFFIHKRADIGQTFGKYNEFEKACHNSAVIVQGITQAGQPTWCRKSDFTNHQQTHTGETPYECVECEKPSISKSYLTIQHKVPTKEKPYACNWCEKLFSYKCSLTVHQRIHTGEKPYRCNECGKTFRRKSFLTSHQRTHTGDKPYKCIECGKTFHRKSLLTSHHRTHSGERPYQCSECGKTFTHKSYLKIHHRIHTGEKPYACDHCEKAFSRKSKLTVHQRTHTGEKPYECNECGKPFINKWNLRIHQRTHTGEKPYECNECGKTFHCKFFLTAHQRTHTGEKPYECNECGKTFRSKSVLTAHQRTHTGEKPYACNECGKTYSQKSYLTVHHRSHTGEKPYECNECGKSFYCKSVLTVHQRTHTGKKPCECNECEKTFINKLNLGIHKRXSGERSYECNECGKTFHQKSNLSSHQGTHTGEKPYVCNECGKTFQHKSFLSVHRRTHXGKNRVDVMNVEKLFVGNRTLLYMRELTPGKSPENVMNVENPFIRRQIFRSIKVFTRERNPMNVANVEKPSQKSVLTVYHGTHTGEKPYECNECGKTFCHKSNLNMHQGTHSAEKPYDCDEYRKTFYHKTVLTIHQRTHTGEKPFECKECRKTSQKSKLFVHNRTHTGXKPFRCNECRKTFSQKSGLSIHQRTHTGEKPYECKECGKTFCQKSHLSRHQQTHIGEKSDVAEAGYVFPQNHSFFP